From Euwallacea similis isolate ESF13 chromosome 6, ESF131.1, whole genome shotgun sequence:
ACAAAATGACCGACTTTTTCCATTATAGTGATAGTTTGACTGACGCAGATAGCTTTCGACGGCCATTTCGTACGATAATTTTAGGATAACccaattcgtcaaaatagtatTTTAATTCTATGGGTCGCCCTCAAACTGTGACTCCGCGATCACAAAAGTGACAATCTGGCAACAACAATTgattctattaaaattaaaactcgctttattgcaattttcagCTAACAAAATCATTAACGTCTAGCTTGCTTTCATAGGTAAACGCAGAGCGGTCATAGAAAGCACAGTGCAATGTTACCATTTCGGTCCACATTTCACGAAACTGAAGTTTGCTATAAATCTATGTATGCAACGCGACTGGTTTTCTCTACTTTTGCCTTAATTTCATTAGTTGACAGATTTTGAGGCAACAAACTAATCGAAATGAAGCCCAGCAGTTGATGATCGAAAATCTACGTGATACTTAGCAGATTGGTGCATCGCTAAATTATTTCAACCTATGGTGAATCCCCATATTTTTGGGCAGTATACTCGCGCGCAACCAGGCCAGACGTTAATGCCAATTACAAAATGTATTGAACTGTcacttttgaaaaatgaagatGTCAAATTACAACTAACAAAATCGGTTTGTATTAGTGACAGTTTGATTGTCACCGTCACCCTTCACAGCTATCATAATCTAGCTTCAAACCACGCCATCTACCGCCTTCCAATTTACCAACGTAAAAGGCTTTAGTCAACAATCGGGCCTATTAAATTGTGGTAACAATTACGCGGGTGAATTAAAGCCGAAGAGAGATTGCAGAAGTCGGAACTACCTGTACAGGATCTCCTATGGAGCcaaaaaaaggaacaaaaaaaaaatgatggcAAATTAACGAAGatgaactttttaaattttaaagaatagtTCTCGGCTCTGGCTACTCAGTTATACCCAGTTTCGAGGCCcgcaaaacaaataaacaactCGGCTATATACATAACAAAgctaaaaaatgacaattataatatacctattcatttttaatttattgaataaaaactaaacgtcggaaatatattatttgagTGGCAATAAGGTAATCATTGAACAGACAAGTCTTGGAGGTTGTTTCTAATAATTAGTAATATACGGGCACGTCGGCTATGAAAGGGCGTTTCGATTCGTCAAGAAAAGTGTTAAGTATTGACGTGCTTTTAACcgacaatttttttaggtgaaaaaaacatgaaaacaaCTATTAATCAAGCTAAGAATTGGGAATGTTACGACTGTAAGGCCCAAgcgtattttttttcactctAAAGTTTATAGTCGAAACTTCGGCAATTCTCAGTCTCAGATGCTTCACAATTCCCTAAATGTCTTTCACTAAAACCAAACGCCCTTTCGCAAAGCGTCAAGACGTCCTcatctgaaagaaaaaaattgaatattgtCGCAGAGCGTGGAAATATCAAGTGTCCAGCACttagtaaataaaaacactcCCGGCACAACACGTGTCAATTTTGCCGCGGAAAAACGCTACCCCATGAAACCTCATCGCGTGTAAAGCGTCTATGCGTTGCACTTAATATTGTCCCGAGACGTTGTGCGAGAGCGGCACGGATCCCTTTAAACACGAACCGCAACTACCGAGCGAATTCGGTTCTACTAGCGAATAAATCATGGATTTTCGAGTAGTTGGACCGAAGAGAGAAACGAAAATACAATggtaaagaaatgaaaaatcacCTTTGTCCCGACCCGCGGTCGGCCCACCCGATAGTTGAGCGGTTCCGGTTTCAAACGTGTCCTGGGAAAAGGCCGCGTGCTTCCCGCGAGTATCGCGGATGTGGCGGGGCTCAgattttctggattttttctcCAACCACAACCGGGTTATTACGTCTGATCTCCTGGGCGCCCATCTCCCTGTAGTTAAAACTGCAATCGTGCTTGTCGCTGTATCGGTGGACTGCACAGAACAAACCGCCACAACGGCACTCGAATCCTAAAAGAAACACATGCGCTATTCATATGAATGTCTCTGAAAAGTGGCAATTATTGCGTTTGCTCAGATATATCTGTATACGGTTATATCGTGTGTTTAAGATGAGGGTGTAAAGCACGATCTGACAAAATATCTCGATACCACAAAAATCGTCTTTTTCACTTACCGGTAAGCCCGACCTTCTTGCGGCACATCGCGCAtctgtttttcttctttttggcGTCCTTTTCGCTGTCTTTATCCTCGCTTCCGCTGGGAGTGGAGTCGGAGCAATTCGACGAAGGGCTGGGCGATGGAGCTTCGTCTGCGGAGGGGATCACCACGGCTGCCACGGCGGCGGCCGCCACTGAGGCCTGGTGCGAGGGCGACGACTGCGATTCTTCGACAgtcttaacaataattaatatttaagtaatCGTCAAGTGCTGAAGtattacaatttatttaatactttcAGTCCAACTGAACCCGGTTAGGAAGCGTTGAAATGAACGTGTTTATACACCAAGCGCTTATAATTGATTATAGACttagtataaaaaataattggttTTGAAATTAGATAACATGAAAAGGCACTTTGATGTAGCATGTGGGGCcaaattttatgctttttttgGGACCAAACATAATAGACGGAAGAACGAATTCAAACGAATGAGCTAAGATCTACCTGCGTTAGTGCAAAATCTTCAACGGTAAACGATGGCACAAATCCAGTGAAATCAACGAGATTCGGAGAATCACAGAAACTCTCGCTGGAACTCGATTTCTCACTCGGATTCGATGTTTTCGAAGATGACTTTTGCAAGTTATCATTTGacattttacttgaaaattttgacaatgaTTGGACGCCGCAGGAGAGTGTCATAAGATCAATGGTACCGTTAATTCGTACCTTGCTACTAAGCACTGCTTACCTCTGTAGACAAATCGGCCGCAGACGGGGATG
This genomic window contains:
- the drn gene encoding AN1-type zinc finger protein 6; the protein is MERESNPMQALCRSGCGFYGNPATDGLCSLCYKEQLKKKQQLPTNTPASLSSYRETSTAQPTISHHLPSPSAADLSTETVEESQSSPSHQASVAAAAVAAVVIPSADEAPSPSPSSNCSDSTPSGSEDKDSEKDAKKKKNRCAMCRKKVGLTGFECRCGGLFCAVHRYSDKHDCSFNYREMGAQEIRRNNPVVVGEKIQKI